AAATTCACGAAGCCCTTTTAAAATTACTCTGAAAAGTATTTTTACAACTGGTTTGAGAAAGATTCTTGCATTTgctaaaataatattgtttaaaaatgtgGTATCTCTTAAAGATAAATTGTTtctccaaaagaaaaagaaaaagaaaaagaaaaagaaaaggagaaactTAATATTTCTTCCGTTTCAATATAAGTATCTTTAAgaaatatataagtattttttaaaaactgatgttttagattttcaaTACAAGTATACAACCATTTCCATAACAATACATATATTTCACTagtcaaaattaataaaatattacgtGATTTCAAAACGATATTTGTATTGAAATGGATGGATTCATAAGAGATGGCAAGATCCATATGATCCGGATACCTATTCATTGCACATTAGGATATGAAGCTCGTGAGAAATTACCTTTCGTATATTAATCAATGATACCAATTCATTGACATTAGATAATTTAAGAGgtacaaatttataattattgcacaaaatatattaaaaactaaacGTTGTGATTATCTTATCATCATATGTTGAGAAGGCCCGGTTTTGAAGGTGTGCCCACAGTACTTTTGCACAGGGCTCAATATTAGTTTTGCTAATTTTCTATAGAATTTAGGactctaatattttaaaaatattacaaaacagggtccaataattttaataattttactttatccaaaaacattttttaaatatataggaCTAGCACTGGACCTTCAATCCCTATGAGACGGGCCTGATCTTTCAAAATGGCAATATCATACTTCGAAATTTCGACTCAACCATAATCAtaactaggcctgggcattcggggtcccaatcgggtttcggttttatccattcgggtttcggtttttcgggtttatcaaaatcagccccattcggattatatgaaagttcggttcgggaccggttcgggttctatcgggttcgggtcggggttagtaaatcttcaaagaaccggcacaacccaatatactttcgggttcgggtcccaatcggtttttcggtttaaaagtacctgatttttacctattttagaactaaaacatgagtaaaatcggttcttcaatttaaaaatatctgatttgtacctattttgtaaccaaaagttaagtaaaatcgattcaaaaataaggaacatcaaccttgatcattcaaaatcaaacgaaaagtaaacatatttactgataaaaagaaaaccaaataaataaaagcataaaacgaaaaccaagttctcatgaaatgagaaacattgtttaacgaaaacaaaatctaaatctaaatactTAAAGATTCAACGGCCAActtcaaccatcaaccttcatgcaatagaaccaccaacattcatgtaatagaaccaccaaccttcatgtaatagataagtattttagatgttcaatatttcttagtgtattttggatacatattaggaattgagatcatgtttggtataagatcttttcgaggttttaaatgtttcgggttctatcggatatccatttagattcgggttcggttcggataatacccataacccaaaataccacaaaacaagatccattcggtatttacatcgggttcggatcggttcggattcatttttatcggatcggattcggttcgggttatcggattcggtttatttgcccaggcCTAATCATAACGTAGTAAAGTAGAAAAAGTTTGGGAAAATTGCTAAAACGGAACAAAAAAATAGTATGGTTGTCCCTATGGTATAAATccatttttgttcattttttgtCCTTTTTACCCTTTTCATTTCTTAaacttaatgaaataaatagttttatgaatcaaaaaaattataaaaaaatagaaacaattgATAAAACATCCATATTCAcaatttggtatattttttttgttgaaaaacttgataaattaaaatattaaattacgtTCTACTAAAATAGATTTCGACTTCTACGGAAAATGGGATAGTAGAAATTGAATTCCAGATTAAACAAGTAcatctactttttttagaatGAACAATCTACTTTTTCTTAAACCTCTAAATATGTAAAATGCGAATTCTACTAATTGTAAAGTTAGCTACTTTTTCGTTGAATGCAATTTCTACTTTTACAAGGTATTCTGTAATAGTAGGAATACGAAATCTAAAAACTACTCAAACGGCTATATAAAGTAGAATCTGCTTATGAGTTTTTTGTCTTGGTTCTACGCTTGTAGAGAGCgccttctacggataagaaaatttgattttggcGAAAATTATGGAAAtttcagttaagaaaatattctaaCTCCCTAAAACATGAGAAACTCGATTTACCTtgtcaaaaatatcaaaaaatcgATTCTAACTTTTTGTCTTCATTAAACCATGTTtttttcatagtttttttttttgaaaatcacaaACTCTTGTTCTATGATGCATATCAGGCACAAATAGATCAAAGGCACAAATAGATCAAAAGTGTATTAGTTTTTCTTGTGACTTTTACAAACTCTTCTTCTATGAGCAAAGAGGCTTCTCTTTTTGCTTCCATTGGATAACTCTTTTATGATCTCTCTGTATTTGCGAAACAGTTGTTTGGTTCTAGACTGCATCTCTGTCCTTAAAATGATTCTTGTTGAAACTACTACGAACCAATAATCAATGTGTTTGCTAGTTTCTTTTTAGGTGTTGATTGAGATGTTTTCAACTTTGATGATCAAATAAAAGAGCCTTCTTCGTTGGTGCTAAAATGTGGAAGCGAGAAATGGAATAGCTACAATTGAACTTATATTATCCATAATACaattgtggaaaaaaaaacagtctcACGACAAAGTGATGCGCATCATCAAGAAGCTTCCAGACATCAAGCTGACCAGCCATGCTATTATTCTCTTCCGCAATATTCTTCATACTACTGTATTTTTGTATGATCAGTTTCCTATACCAACGCCGCGATCGTACAGAGCAACAGATCATCCGTGGGAAGTGCTAGCTGCCTGATTCTTCTCCACGGCTACTTCCCAACTCCAGCTCTAATAGCATCTTGATCAGCCCACATCACTTCCAAAGACAAAGCATCTGTTCAAAAATCATCTCCCTGCTAACCATAACAAGAACCAACTCAATTCCTTTGGCATAAAACATTAAAAGGTTATGAGGGAAGCACTTGATTGTACGAGATAAGCTTCTATTTTTCCAGTGTTATGTGTGTAACTGAGATCAAGAGAAAATTTTGACACGTTTTGAGGAACCAAAATAATGAGTTTCTTCCATTCAATATTTAGTACAAGCATAATCAAAGCCATACGTACCCAGTATCCTATGTTTTCTAACACCTATATACTGTATAATTTATGCAGACATCATCCTTAAAATATTGCGATATTACTacatgaagaaaaaaagaacaacaTATTAAACAAAGagcacaaacaaaaataattaggaATCAACATCACTTCTTCACAAAACGTGCAGAAACTTGAATAAACTGAAAGAAATACCATAGCCAAACCAATAATCCATTAAAGGACAGTACTTAGTTCAAGCTTCAAGTACACAAAATACTAAAAACTATGTTGTCTGCAATAAGCCGATAACTAAAGGACTGGTTGCTAAAACCAGATGCGAGATAAGCAGCAGGCCCGACTCAAATAACGAAAGAGAAATAGGAAGAAGAAAGTTTTAACTTTACCTCACGGCTAGCGATGTCGGAGAAagagagaggcggagagaaCAAGATGAAGGGCTTCCGCCGGAAGAGAGAGTCTATTTCACAAATCATCTAGAGAAGCTCTGAAATCGCTTTCTTGTTCGTGGAGCGAGAGAAGTGGAGTAAGACGAAGGGGAGAGATTCGATCAAACCCACGGTGGAAAGCTCGATTTCATCGGTTGGTAGACTCGTCGTTGATTTCACCGGAGAAGACACAGAATCTCCTTCTTGTTCGTCtagattgagagagagaggcggagaaACAAACAGTTAGGTTACGGGTTTTTGagcctttttcttttatttttattttaatttattttgcctTTCTAAAacgtttgtttatttttattagactttttaaaattcattttaacttttaaattgtgtttaattttattaatccaggGTTAATTTtgggattatgaaaaatattataccaTAGGGACAACTTAATGATGATTTTATACCAAAGAGACAACAGTGCTAAATTTTTGTtccgttttggcaattttctcaAAAAGTTTTAACTCAAGATCCTTAAATCCAGGAACACGTCTCTGTAAGCAACAGATGGAAATAGCATTCCCTCCTTCCCAACGGATACCATACAACGGTTCATCTATTAAGACTATAATACCCTTCGATCATTGAACAAAGTTAGAAAATAACCTTCCAAGAAACTTTATAATATGATAGTTTTCAAATGTAGTTTTCTTAGAAAAACTTAGCGCATCCCACACTTATCAAGCCAGCGATGTTCAGTGTCTTTTTCTTAAGCGGCTGTGGTATGCTGTATATAGAGACGTCTGAAGTATGTATTAGATAGACTTTAAGAGAATACTAGATTTCTACCCGAATACATATAGACTTTAAGAGAATACTAGATTTCTACCCGCACAACTGTGCGggtatataaattttcatatttatatatatagatatttagtttacataattattatatatttttaatgttactcacatatttaaatgtttgtataattatgccaaatataataattttatagtttttatgctgtaaattaaaatcatcacatatatatgttgcgtattatatatttatcctattgaatttgcgtttactaaactaaattttttaatgcatgaaacaacatatatgaaaacaattttgtatttaatttattataatcatgatccgtaattcaaatcgctagatttttttagtaattttttaatgtttattaattttatataataaattactgtatattaaaaagtttaaggtaagttaaatttttatacatgtattttatagtttactaatactaacccgttctaccaacatattatatttttagcataaatattttatatttatgaaaataaaatatgttaacttatcaatttaaaataatttaatcatattttgttcaatataacgtttttattttaaaatgatagatattattataaaattgataaaataggatatagttttatttttttagtaacatttcattactaattacaaaattagttgaaaatatttatattcaatttatgacaattaagatcttattataaactttttcaagagatttgttagaattttattttttttttaacaaaattaaaagatataaaagatatgatgattaaagtagttaaaaatattatatatatttgcattagtgatatacatttaatagaaaatttaaatgatggttcatataaaaatatcactcatcaaaataatgatttttattttattagaaaacaaatttgaaaaaattaaaatataaataaatatttatttctaacaaaatctttaaaaattattagtaaatgtatttttgaaattaatttatttcattttatttaaattttcatttataaaccaaaactatattcaattttaatttctaaatcatattttatgataatttaaattaaaactaactaattttttaaagtaaatttaaacagattctaagaagattttaaaaagattttgttagaacattttaaatatattcatttgtatttcaaattaaaaaataaggatattaaaagatataataatgaacttatgtaaaatatgatattttccagaaatggtccaaactaaaaaaaatcacacataaaaagatctgttttaatatattagatattaCATTTTTAACATTGAACAAGTCAATGGATGCAGATCCTGGCTAGTCCAAACAATAACGATACCTTATTCAAAGAGACGACGGACAACTTCATATCACAAAGGACTCGAACAAACCAACGACCTAAGAACACATAGTCAAAATTAAAGATAGTAGAAGCGGAGGAGCCACAAGCTTGTAGAGCTTTTTTATTTCACGAAGACGAGAGAGAACTCTTTAAGACTTGGAGATTGGCGAGACATGGACACCAACTTGATGAACATAATCTCCAGCTTTTCCATGGAACCCAACAATTTTATGATCCTTCATCTCAAGCACAAACGTTGTGCCTCCATCCATCCCAAACGGTGGAGATGTacgtttgtttgttttgaacTTAACCATCGTCACAACTTCAGCTTCGATTCCAAAGACCTTATCGTAACACCCATCCACCGATACGATGTATTCATTTGGAAAATCAAGCTCAAACtgcaacaaataaaaaaagatttgtgAAACTTGGGTTTCAAGAAACGTTATATAGGGTATTGAAAATTTAGAGCACAAAACCTCCTCTGTTCCAAGAAGTGACATCTTCCCATGACCATCTCCAGCTACAAGCTTCTTGCCAACGTCGTAATCAAATTTGATAAAGGAAACACCAGATTCACCTTGTCCTACATAAATCTTCCTCACATCTTCATAGAAACCATCATCCCAAGCAGCACCGTGATCTCCACCTTTTGCTTCTAGTTTCTTAGCAGGAACTGGCGCTGGAACCGGTGCAACTGGCGTTGGAACTGGTGTTGGAACAGGCGCAACTGTTGCCGAAACTGGTGGCGCAAAATGTGCACCGAGTGCTGAGAGGCAATTGAGAATGAGACCGTTCCTGCCACAGAATCCGACAAGCATGTGATCTTTCACCGCAAGTACAAATTTCGAACCAGATGCTCTTCCAAACCCAGTAGAGACTCTCCCCTTTGACGTTTTGAAAGTTAGCGAGGTCACATCACCACAAAAGTTATAAGTCCCTTCCACTGATGTAACGTACTCATTTGGATAATCCACCTTAAACTGCAAAACAAACTCATAAGCAAACTCAAATAGTAAAAGCTATAGATAATAGATTAGGGCTagtaattatcaaaaaaaaagaagattaggGCTAGTTTCTAAATATAGCTTACCTCTTTAGGTTCTTCGCTCATCTTGCCATGAGAATGCCTCACCGATGTGCTTCCTTTAACATACTTGAACCTAACATAGCTAATGTTGCCACAGTTTAGTCCCACCGAGATTTTTCTTACACCATCATAAACTCCATCATCCCAAGCGTTTCCTCCGAATCCACCACGAGGTTCTATATGCTTTAGAGGAGAAGCCGACGCGAAAAAGTGAGCTCCTATGGCATCGAGAGCAGAACCAGACCTTCCATGGAACCCTATAAGCTTTGCTCCAGCTTTACCTTCCATCACAAAATCTGTCGAGAAAATAGCCGTGTTACCAAACATGGGAGATGTTCTGCCGTGTGATGTCTTGAAGGTCAGTGTCTTCACGATCGTTGTGTTGTATCTCGCAACATTGCTGTAGGTTCCCTGGATTGATGTGATGTACTCGTCTGGATAGTTAAGCTCAAACtggaacaacaacaaaaaagagcatttaaattaaaatagagAATAAATTTTCAAGTGTTAGAGAGATGCAATGTCATATATACCTCCTTGAGTATTCCGGTAACGCTTCCATGCATTTGTGTCTCGAACGTTCCATCTTTCTCGTATTCTATCTTGATACAATCAACACCGTTCCCATTTTCACCAACAATCACTTTCTTCACACCGGTGTAGCCAAGAACACCATCATCGAATGTATCTCCTTTGTTGCCACCAAAAGGTCCCACTTTCTGTGCCATTTCTTTCCTGGAAACAATCAAAACCGTTTCATTATAACAAAGATCTGAAGAGTTGGGAAATAATGATTataatctatcaaaactaaaatcttatatcttttaaaaagacATATTCACATCTAGCCTGAAcccaataattaaaaatataaaatgaaactaATCTAAGCGGAAAGATATTTGTTAACCTTAGGATTCCTTAGTTCTGATTCAAGTATAAGAGAGTGATGAATGAATTCAAGTAAAAGAGAGTGATGAATGACTGTGGGTTCggatatgcatatatatatattgacactCTTTGGTACGGACCAAACCAAACccaatattgatttattttttgacGGTAATTTTTCGACTGTGATTATGCATGTTATATTTCCATATTTAGTAAGTGTTAtaagtttagaaaatatttcaGGCAACAGAATCTTTCTGTCGAGATATGGACTTTAATAGAATTGTAAATAATGCTTaatttgctgcaaaaaaaaaagtggttaCACTAAACGAAGTTGTTACACacgttatattattattatggaCACGTGAGGAAAAGGCTCCACGTATTCTTAAGTTGTACATTTCTGTGTATGTGAACCTTTACCAGTAACGGATAAAAACTTAACATCACAATTCAAATGGATTCATATCAGTATTTTTCTATTACTAATAAAAATCTATACGGTTAAAATCGAAGTCACATTTGTTCTAATATGTGATTGTTAATCTGGACTATCTCttagaaaaattattaaatgtacatttttattatcctaacaataaattcttatttaaaacaaatttaataccTTTTATTTATTCCTGAAATCATATAGTATCTATTCTCTGTAAAACCAACCGACTAATATCATCATCAATctaattaattatataccatgTCGTTGTTCTTTCATGAATCACTTGCTAATATCAACACCAAAACCATTATTCTATTAGACATTGTCGTATGCCTCATATAACACTTCTTCTACATTATACATTACTTCTTCTGTCAGCAAGATCAAATATGTTTCCTAACTTAGGTCACAATTAATATTATCATTCAGAACCAAATTTATATCAGACTCAGTCGTATACCAATTTGAtgtatttgaatttatttttgaatttaattaaGCAAGGAAAATATAACCGATGCCAAATACTCTAGGTTGAGTATTTGTTAATAGTTCAAGACATCAACAGAAAAAGTATGGCTTTTTGTACATCAACATAGACGATTTCTAAAAGGTATATAGatgatttctaaaaaaaatcaaattgtaTTCGGTAATTCTTTCATGCTATTAGAAAATTGTAACAAACctatttaatattaaacattCATCAATTGTCTAataatcaataatataaatatagtatatgATCTTCAAATGTATTGGCGTTGTTTGAATATTAGATAAGAAATTGTTTGTTTtgatagaaaaaaaagataataatttgTTAGATATTATACTTCGGATATTTTATTAGCGTAAATTATGGAAACTTAACAAGCATACACCAACTTTGAGAATATCTCTAAAATTCTCATTATTTactaaatattcagttatatagaGACCAATAAATATAGAGGAAGTAGATCAAAAAATTGAAAGctaacatgtatttatataaccATCAAACTAGGTTTAAACAACAAAATATCTCGACACGGATCAAagtttagtaaaattttaatagcGCAAGTCCGATGACTAAAAGAACAAGAATAATacgataatataatataataaaactgaAATGGTAGCAAGAcatcacactctctctctatatatatatatatgttgaattATTGGTTGTAACATAATATTATCTTTGAAccctaaaatattattttattaaatgaccATTTAGGTAAAAGAAATCAAACATTTGTAAGTATGATTCTAATAAGTGGTAACAGAATCCTATTTTAATTTTCTCTTTGTTTCAACTATTGatttaatttagtttcttttgattttgtttcaaaCATCAAAATGTAAGTATGAAACAGTACAGCTGTAACTGGAATGCCATTTTGTAGAATAAAATTGTTTGAAATACATCATTtgatagaattaaaaaaatcttcacGAGTTACAATGAAAAATTGTTTAAAGTAATTCCACATATgccattttttaataaaacaaaaaataaatcatttgtAAAACATATTCTTTTGTTCAGGAGTTTTGAAAC
The Brassica napus cultivar Da-Ae chromosome A1, Da-Ae, whole genome shotgun sequence DNA segment above includes these coding regions:
- the LOC106381026 gene encoding myrosinase-binding protein 2, with the translated sequence MAQKVGPFGGNKGDTFDDGVLGYTGVKKVIVGENGNGVDCIKIEYEKDGTFETQMHGSVTGILKEFELNYPDEYITSIQGTYSNVARYNTTIVKTLTFKTSHGRTSPMFGNTAIFSTDFVMEGKAGAKLIGFHGRSGSALDAIGAHFFASASPLKHIEPRGGFGGNAWDDGVYDGVRKISVGLNCGNISYVRFKYVKGSTSVRHSHGKMSEEPKEFKVDYPNEYVTSVEGTYNFCGDVTSLTFKTSKGRVSTGFGRASGSKFVLAVKDHMLVGFCGRNGLILNCLSALGAHFAPPVSATVAPVPTPVPTPVAPVPAPVPAKKLEAKGGDHGAAWDDGFYEDVRKIYVGQGESGVSFIKFDYDVGKKLVAGDGHGKMSLLGTEEFELDFPNEYIVSVDGCYDKVFGIEAEVVTMVKFKTNKRTSPPFGMDGGTTFVLEMKDHKIVGFHGKAGDYVHQVGVHVSPISKS